A single Arachidicoccus sp. BS20 DNA region contains:
- a CDS encoding fumarylacetoacetate hydrolase family protein — MKLIRYGQFGKEKPGIIIDDVRYDTSAFGEDYNEQFFESNGLERLKKFVEENKDNLPKVSDDERLGSCVARPSKIICIGLNYALHAKETNAPIPKEPVIFFKSTTALCGPNDNVIIPKNSVKTDWEVELAVIIGKKASYVEESEALDYVAGYALHNDYSEREFQIERGGQWVKGKSCDTFAPLGPFLATKDEIENPNNLNLWLKVNGNKVQDSTTSDFIFNVQQVVSHLSQFMTLLPGDVISTGTPAGVGLGMKPEPWYLKPGDVVELGIEGLGTSKQVAKVYSGK, encoded by the coding sequence ATGAAATTGATACGTTACGGACAATTTGGAAAAGAAAAGCCGGGAATTATTATCGATGACGTGCGTTATGATACGTCAGCCTTCGGCGAAGATTACAACGAACAGTTTTTTGAAAGCAACGGCTTGGAAAGACTGAAAAAGTTTGTGGAAGAAAACAAAGATAATCTTCCGAAAGTAAGTGATGACGAGCGTTTGGGAAGTTGCGTTGCGCGTCCGTCAAAGATAATTTGCATTGGTTTGAACTATGCGTTACATGCGAAAGAAACCAATGCGCCCATTCCGAAAGAACCGGTTATTTTCTTCAAATCCACAACCGCTTTGTGCGGTCCGAATGATAATGTTATCATTCCGAAGAACTCCGTAAAAACAGATTGGGAAGTTGAATTGGCAGTGATTATCGGCAAAAAAGCAAGTTATGTGGAAGAAAGCGAAGCGTTGGATTATGTGGCAGGATATGCGCTGCACAACGATTACAGCGAACGCGAATTTCAAATCGAACGCGGCGGTCAATGGGTAAAAGGTAAGAGCTGCGATACGTTTGCACCACTCGGTCCTTTCCTCGCAACAAAAGATGAGATTGAAAACCCGAATAATTTAAACCTTTGGTTAAAGGTCAATGGAAATAAAGTGCAGGATTCAACTACGTCCGATTTTATTTTCAACGTGCAACAAGTTGTAAGCCATTTAAGTCAGTTTATGACCTTGTTGCCCGGCGATGTAATTTCTACGGGAACGCCCGCCGGTGTTGGGCTTGGCATGAAACCCGAACCTTGGTATTTAAAGCCCGGCGATGTTGTGGAACTCGGCATTGAAGGCTTGGGAACGTCGAAGCAAGTCGCGAAAGTGTATAGTGGAAAATAG